From Pectinophora gossypiella chromosome 16, ilPecGoss1.1, whole genome shotgun sequence, one genomic window encodes:
- the LOC126374081 gene encoding arylphorin subunit alpha-like: MASVQTVQRILLNMLLWFLFMGAALSAPADNKDENNGLEHIVNIRSDHTEPETTNNRLMLAANIKLTNHLQKGHISNNLTFNIYDDNMKDATIAIFNIIRNIDPELIPRFRDFASIAGINKQMYDYAERMSSLVKMDPILFRFKANQPPFQLRPHFYVNAETITKALKLRIRYELPRKPLGETWPSTPVIETLNSNYSHWNDPPEGCVDKLDYFREDIGLNAYYFGIHLLHPHWMSNEELSQLNPTHGEDYYYRHQQLIARYNLEKEGLRQEEKECNFYDSYSYLTYDNGVPFPVRSDIQGEWSEERARLKMSDILLTEYISRGTVVMKNGTIINLTEENHINVLSNVIRAHYDGNSTAKIMRSLYGYGRNGYPLDQYNPAPSLFHQPETCLRDPGYWFIIQYLLNYIKEYQKSIEPFDVSKYENSDIVIEDAEFSPLTTLFENYEFSIDEAIGDTPDRIVSFAVRKRRLNYSPFVFNFNVITNIEQEVVVRLFLGPPCQGEECWEQYRKYFQLDAFKFKLELGENIISWVPENSSRYTTDAMFNKGDMSQSDKNAEYNMYKFPRNLLLPKGVQQGLNLTLFVMITPAPFESQKIDYVKNKNTYYSLTNLEIDDRPLGFPFHMPSKNYKSAVSNYRFYNVTVSHKKRPADDYYFSPHLY, encoded by the exons CTGGCAGCCAATATCAAATTAACTAATCACCTCCAGAAAGGACACATATCGAATAATTTAACTTTCAACATCTATGATGACAACATGAAGGATGCGACTATAGcaatttttaacataataaGAAATATCGATCCAGAATTGATACCCAGGTTCAGGGATTTTGCTTCAATCGCAGGcataaacaaacaaatgtaTGACTACGCTGAACGAATGAGTTCTTTAGTTAAAATGGATCCGATACTATTTAGGTTCAAAGCCAACCAACCCCCATTTCAGTTAAGACCGCATTTCTACGTAAACGCTGAAACTATTACAAAAGCATTAAAACTTAGAATTCGTTATGAATTGCCAAGAAAACCTTTGGGAGAGACATGGCCTTCTACTCCAGTAATAGAAACTTTAAACAGCAACTATTCTCATTGGAATGATCCTCCTGAGGGTTGTGTAGATAAACTCGACTACTTCAGAGAAGACATTGGTTTGAACGCCTACTATTTCGGCATACATCTGCTACATCCACACTGGATGTCTAACGAAGAACTAAGCCAATTGAATCCCACACATGGTGAAGACTATTATTACAGACACCAACAACTTATAGCTCGATACAACTTGGAAAAAGAAGGCCTGAGACAAGAAGAAAAGGAGTGTAACTTTTATGATTCATATTCTTATTTGACTTATGATAATGGGGTTCCTTTCCCAGTCAGGTCAGATATTCAAGGAGAATGGAGCGAGGAAAGGGCTAGACTAAAAATGTCTGACATCCTTTTGACGGAATACATATCTCGTGGGACTGTTGTTATG AAAAACGGTACCATTATAAACTTAACCGAAGAGAATCATATAAACGTGTTATCCAATGTGATACGAGCCCACTACGATGGCAACAGTACAGCAAAGATTATGAGATCTCTTTATGGTTACGGCAGAAATGGTTATCCTTTGGACCA gtataACCCTGCTCCGTCGCTGTTTCATCAACCTGAAACCTGTTTAAGAGATCCAGGATACTGGTTTATAATTCAGTACTTGCTGAATTACATTAAGGAATATCAGAAATCTATTGAGCCATTCGACGTATCAAAGTATGAAAATAGTGACATCGTTATAGAAGATGCAGAGTTCAGTCCCCTTACTACACTCTTTGAAAATTATGAATTCTCAATTGATGAAGCGATAGGAGATACTCCAGATCGGATAGTATCTTTTGCAGTCAGAAAAAGACGCCTTAATTACTCTCCTTTTGTATTTAACTTCAATGTTATAACGAATATTGAACAAGAAGTTGTCGTACGATTATTCTTAGGCCCACCATGCCAAGGCGAAGAATGTTGGGAACAATATCGTAAATATTTTCAACTTGATGCGTTTAAATTCAAACTTGAGTTAGGTGAAAACATTATAAGTTGGGTGCCAGAAAATTCAAGTAGATACACCACAGATGCGATGTTCAACAAAGGAGATATGTCACAATCTGATAAAAACGCAgagtataatatgtataagttCCCTCGAAACCTATTGCTTCCTAAAGGCGTACAACAAGGACTGAatttgacattatttgtaatgatTACGCCCGCGCCGTTTGAATCACAGAAGATTGATTACGTTAAGAACAAAAATACTTACTACAGTCTTACCAACCTTGAAATTGACGACAGACCCCTAGGTTTCCCCTTTCATATGCCATCTAAAAATTACAAGAGTGCTGTAAGCAACTACAGATTTTATAACGTGACTGTCTCACATAAAAAGCGACCAGcagatgattattatttttcaccACATTTATACTAA